A genome region from Mercenaria mercenaria strain notata chromosome 11, MADL_Memer_1, whole genome shotgun sequence includes the following:
- the LOC123531607 gene encoding uncharacterized protein LOC123531607, which yields MESQILYESLTKPKADLDRNMNNTAGNCNLTSKPEIPQVENKVSSEGVDRTRNMVQTCVQPTHIDGVREGQVKSKLQEQLESPLVLPIAKRDVSDISDKHFSPRFDSESMKKTEPAEYNNINNGTVSAQPALQVQSSNLVVSTTEVKSETSSLASPGISSNRSSTASPLPSPGSSIASQEITSSKSLSNSFKMREKRRRRGSAWTDDETEYLMEVWAKQTEIIKQKGGDESVTCAPVYRLISRSMAEQGWEKTWEQCKTRIHTLKRAYKITKDEISEGCQTITYCRHFDKLEIISGDNAQITPGMLAADLEQKRKQRGAQFKGKKQPVRRKLTVGENPNLVKKANIVNSVSNVVGFSQFQGQNSLSSVVSAQSTPKTNNIWYPPLPPQQQQFQLQQQAQPQQSVSLNQGNQFAQQPLQISVLPTVPNYPFHVTPTSGNNDVQLPPYNGVSEVNNNEINVKSEKADVVDNGDNVIKQYEQQSGQWTVPFSQQPAVQTASASQQPSASQQSSAGNDLERMRLNLEMRKLEVERNKIEMEERQRREDRDHQYRMMQLLLFGLGQQNISQLLSGQGPDVTHAHGTDLSRALESGLVPGGSQKANEKGLSFSEL from the coding sequence ATGGAATCTCAAATTCTTTATGAATCTCTTACAAAACCGAAAGCTGACCTTGACAGAAACATGAACAATACAGCAGGAAATTGCAACTTAACTTCTAAACCCGAAATCCCACAGGTGGAAAATAAAGTGTCTTCTGAAGGTGTAGACAGGACGCGGAATATGGTTCAGACTTGTGTGCAGCCGACACACATTGACGGGGTAAGAGAAGGTCAAGTTAAATCAAAGCTGCAAGAACAACTAGAATCACCTCTGGTGCTTCCCATAGCAAAGCGAGACGTCTCCGATATTAGTGATAAACACTTTTCACCTCGTTTTGATTCTGAATCTATGAAAAAGACTGAACCAGCGGAgtataataatatcaataatgGGACTGTTTCAGCCCAGCCAGCTCTACAAGTTCAAAGTTCAAATCTTGTCGTTTCTACGACTGAGGTAAAATCTGAAACTTCAAGTCTAGCGTCTCCAGGAATTTCATCAAACAGAAGTTCCACAGCTTCTCCTCTACCGTCACCCGGAAGTAGCATCGCTTCTCAAGAAATCACTTCGTCAAAATCAttatcaaatagttttaaaatgagagaaaaacGTCGGAGAAGAGGCTCAGCTTGGACGGACGACGAAACTGAATATTTGATGGAAGTTTGGGCTAAACAGACcgaaataattaaacaaaaaggTGGGGATGAGTCGGTCACGTGCGCTCCAGTTTATAGGCTGATTTCTCGGTCAATGGCAGAACAAGGGTGGGAAAAAACTTGGGAACAGTGTAAAACCAGAATACACACATTAAAGAGGGCTTATAAGATAACAAAAGATGAGATTAGTGAAGGCTGCCAGACAATAACGTATTGCAGGCACTTTGATAAGCTTGAGATTATCAGTGGTGATAATGCACAAATCACCCCAGGGATGCTGGCAGCTGATCTGGAACAGAAACGGAAACAGCGTGGAGCACAGTTCAAAGGCAAGAAACAGCCAGTAAGACGGAAACTTACTGTTGGTGAAAATCCGAATTTAGTGAAAAAAGCGAACATTGTTAACAGCGTATCTAACGTTGTTGGCTTTTCCCAATTTCAAGGTCAGAATTCATTATCGTCCGTTGTTAGCGCTCAAAGTACACcaaaaacaaataacatatgGTATCCACCATTGCCACCGCAGCAACAACAGTTCCAGCTTCAGCAGCAAGCACAGCCACAACAGTCTGTTAGTTTAAACCAAGGTAACCAGTTTGCTCAGCAGCCTTTGCAAATTTCTGTTTTGCCAACAGTACCGAACTATCCGTTCCATGTGACGCCAACTTCCGGTAATAATGATGTCCAACTTCCGCCGTACAACGGTGTTAGTGAagtaaataacaatgaaataaatgtgaAAAGTGAGAAAGCGGATGTTGTTGATAACGGAGACAACGTAATTAAACAGTACGAGCAACAGAGTGGGCAGTGGACTGTTCCCTTTTCTCAACAACCAGCAGTGCAGACTGCATCAGCGTCTCAGCAGCCAAGTGCATCGCAGCAGTCAAGTGCGGGGAATGATTTAGAGAGAATGAGACTTAATTTGGAAATGAGAAAACTTGAGGTTGAGCGCAACAAAATTGAGATGGAAGAACGTCAGCGTCGAGAGGACAGAGATCACCAGTACCGAATGATGCAATTGCTGCTGTTTGGCCTTGGTCAGCAAAACATATCCCAGCTACTCTCTGGCCAAGGACCGGATGTTACTCATGCGCATGGCACGGATTTGTCTCGTGCTCTTGAAAGTGGTCTTGTTCCTGGTGGGTCACAGAAGGCGAATGAAAAGGGACTTTCATTTAGCGAACTTTGA
- the LOC123524448 gene encoding uncharacterized protein LOC123524448: MSISRMREQILGTINVIKISISKFGVKQKTLNAKPKLKVWNSEISEALKKLRQAYKYWSLSDRPRNPDHPLLVELKTKKKQFRTKCRREQARRRRNDIENIHSTRSKDLKLFYKLVNKQRQTKYAVSEELCVNGVRYHGPESVIEGFKEHFEHLAKVNNNQTFDENYNSMVNLEVQNIKTRVNESEIKFVSMEELQAAMKSVNRGKSPDYYGLTIESILYGGISLHIQILKIVNAIFESGVIPDVLKLGLPTPVFKNKGNKTEASNFRGITVLPVIVKLMEIVIKNRVAPVMELHQNPYQRGFTTNTSPLIAALIVEEISRDSKD, from the coding sequence atgtcgatatcgagaatgaGAGAACAGATACTGGGAACAATCAACGTAATCAAAATCAGTATTTCAAAATTTGGCGTAAAACAGAAAACTCTCAATGCAAAACCAAAATTGAAAGTGTGGAACTCAGAAATATCAGAAGCACTTAAGAAGTTGCGACAAGCATATAAATACTGGAGTCTGAGTGATCGACCAAGAAATCCGGATCACCCATTATTagttgaattaaaaacaaaaaagaaacagttcCGTACTAAATGTCGACGCGAGCAGGCGCGTAGACGTagaaatgatattgaaaatattcacTCTACAAGATCTAAAGACCTTAAACTTTTCTATAAATTAGTGAATAAACAGAGGCAAACAAAATATGCAGTTTCAGAAGAACTTTGTGTTAACGGTGTGAGATATCATGGTCCTGAAAGTGTCATTGAAggctttaaagaacattttgaGCACTTAGCCAAAGTAAACAATAATCAAACCTTTGATGAAAATTATAACAGTATGGTAAATTTAGAAGTCCAGAATATAAAAACTAGGGTTAATGAATCTGAAATTAAATTCGTTAGTATGGAGGAACTACAAGCAGCTATGAAATCTGTAAATAGAGGAAAGTCGCCTGATTATTATGGGCTCACAATTGAAAGTATTCTATATGGAGGTATCTCATTGCACATTCAGATTCTTAAAATAGTTAACGCAATATTTGAATCTGGAGTTATTCCAGACGTACTTAAGTTAGGACTGCCGACTCCTGTGTTTAAAAATAAAGGTAATAAAACAGAAGCTAGTAACTTCAGAGGAATAACTGTTTTGCCTGTAATTGTAAAATTAATGGAAATAGTTATTAAAAATAGAGTCGCACCGGTAATGGAACTCCATCAGAATCCGTACCAACGTGGGTTCACTACAAACACATCCCCTCTCATTGCAGCACTTATTGTCGAGGAAATATCCAGGGACAGTAAGGATTAA